A segment of the Vibrio sp. YMD68 genome:
TTTAAGTTCTTAGCGGGATGAGGAAGAACCTCATAGGGCGTTAGGCGAACCACAGCAGAATCAACTTTAGGTGGTGGAACAAAGGCGGTTGGCGGAACTTCAAGTACCGGCGTAACTTTACAGTAGTATTGCGCCATGACCGTTAGTCGACCATAGGCTTTGCTGCCAGGGCCTGCCGCTAAACGGTTAACCACTTCTTTTTGAAGCATAAAGTGCATGTCTTGGATGTCTTTATGAAACTCGAAAAGGTGGAACATCAATGGCGTTGAAATGTTGTAAGGTAAGTTACCAAAAATACGCAGTTTATTATTGGGTATCACCAATTGCTCGAAGTCGAACTTCATTGCATCGCCTTCGTGAATCGTCAGCTTGTCTGCTAAGTCTGGATGATTACGCAGACGTTCAGCAAGATCTCTATCCAATTCTATGACGGTAAATTTATCGACGAGTCTGCCAACAGGCTCGGTAATAGCGCCAAGGCCAGGGCCAATTTCTACTAGATTCTGACCTGGTAGAGGGTTTATGCCTGAAACAATCCCATCAATAATATAGGGATCGTTTAGGAAGTTTTGACCAAAACGTTTTCTCGCTTTGTGCCCCAAGTGGACATCATTTCTCATATTTTTCTCGAATTTCGTGCTTTATCGCATCAATTAGGTTGTTTATCGACCAATTCAATCGCGTGAGTCAGTGCTGTTTTAAAGCTCCCTGTATCCGCATTGCCAGTCCCTGCAAGATCGAGAGCGGTACCGTGATCGACCGATGTTCTTATAAAGGGTAGACCAAGAGTAATGTTTACGGAACGGCCAAAAC
Coding sequences within it:
- the rsmA gene encoding 16S rRNA (adenine(1518)-N(6)/adenine(1519)-N(6))-dimethyltransferase RsmA, with translation MRNDVHLGHKARKRFGQNFLNDPYIIDGIVSGINPLPGQNLVEIGPGLGAITEPVGRLVDKFTVIELDRDLAERLRNHPDLADKLTIHEGDAMKFDFEQLVIPNNKLRIFGNLPYNISTPLMFHLFEFHKDIQDMHFMLQKEVVNRLAAGPGSKAYGRLTVMAQYYCKVTPVLEVPPTAFVPPPKVDSAVVRLTPYEVLPHPAKNLKWLDRVCREGFNQRRKTVRNCYKSLMSKETLEELGVNPSMRPENLTLEQFVGMANWLDANHS